The stretch of DNA cagtgctctttgctgtgtgctcttgtttggttaaaaaatactgcgtttatgctgaaaatgagagcgccactgccacccactcagtggatctgcaattacactttattctattatggcgaaaaagtatgttccccaagtcacatgcgccacccccagcatcgctccgcgcataacattctttctgtgagagggatccacggatagaaagacttgtaattctttaaggataaatgtgactttgtgtattgtgactaaatattgccatctagtggatttttatgagctttcagtaaatgatactgcagccttttaacttctgcccaaatgcatgatgggaagtacaaccatgactgtgcgtaatggtaccaattgatatatcttctcagcgttgggaaataaaatagggtgtttagaaaaatttaaaaaacgaatCAActtctacctttcttccccacattgcatcCCACGATATTTCAAATTGTTGAGAGAGTGATTGTaatgctttagccaattaaaaaaaggcctcaaagactgccaaaattctctctactaattttacattgccttttagctctgtgtatatataatagggtgccattatagattgattgCGACAATGCGTTAGtgagtagtgcagcgcatgtgttaattgcattaaatattttaatgttattatcgccgttgacgcgataaatttgacagccctactttaagccaaaactaaagactctgaatgagcgtaagacattttgtcggtaacgttaaatacaattagaaaacgacttaattaaaaaatatatatgtatatatataaaatattaaaaaaggcatgtccgatattttttttgccgattccgatactttgaaaatgacgtgatccgacccgatcgatcgggacatctttaattgtaATATAAAACTGATTTgggatttcaaaataaaagtactataAATTTGCTGATATGACTTTTCATTTCGCCTGCTTTCGAAAATTTTGAACAAACCTGTGAGAAAAGACCATTGTACTTCAAattaaagtattgtaatataaaaatgatttggggtttcaaaataaaagtactatgAATTTGCTAATATGACTTTTCATTTCGCCTGCTTtcgaaaattaatttttaacaaaTTGTGAGAAAAGACCATTCTACTTCTGAGGTGTACCAAGACTCCAACAAAAGTACTCCCATTGAATTCAGACATACCATTTCAAAGTAAAAGTACTACTTTTATCATTTTATCACTCATTTattctgatttcaaaaattatttaTAAAACAATTGTGAGATAGCCAAGGACTGTTCAACTTCTGAGGTACACTGGAACTGAattactctcatgaaattctgatgtgtcatttcaaaataaaactaatTTGAAAATTGCTCTTATCCCCTGTCACTTAgccttaaaatgtattttcaaaaaattgtgAGATATCTAAGAACCATTCTACTGTTAAGGCGTACTAGCCTACCTCAAGACTTGAACTAAAATACTCACATGAAAATCTGatgtgtcatttcaaaatgaaagTACTTTCAAAATGACAACCATTGTTCTCTGTCCGGCTTTCTTTCTGACAGTGTCCACCTATCAACGTTTTTTCAtcttttattaagaatttaaatGATATCCTCAAAGGGTGGTAATCCtctcagggacaagtcacacttggAGGAAACTAATACAAAACATAACAGCAGagatgtacttataataatagttttataaataaatgatactatttacagtggcggcagagagtaagGGGGCGTGAAACATTTACATCTTCCTGGGGGGGTGGGAGgtgtgtaacagaaaataacagagaagCACTGAGTTAAAGTGCCTACATATTtttagacgattcgactatatacaacaatttggcaaagcgtagATGACGAGAAACTAGTCTTTTAATGTACCGtttagccatgcctaccattacagggctctagcgtccccaacaggaggatgacgtcggcagggtcatggtttcgtctgatttagaattaagcccattgagggggaattattctgaacgaggaaaacgcgacgaagtgagcagcaaaatgtcattgtttcagtctcactactccaatatttttacaggatattctttttatccaggtatttttccccaattggtaaataaatggaatggtcatgacaaataatagttttgtgctaaatggaatatgaaatattaaaaatgcatttattcagtacgatatggcaaaattaatccatcatggtcaaaactgtccacttcttgcacctcccgaacaatattttatgccaccgtagttattccggcttttgtcatttctctgccccagcttcggagacggaggaaagagagtaaacaaaacaggaggcatgacagctagtcGACATGTTAgcacgaaccgagtgatgtctcaacttatcttcccttttcgaagcgaaaaatcacacaaactaCCCCGGAATTtttacacggcggcggggttgtcgactgTCTTCAGCGATTGGCAACccacccggcggcgagcaagttacagctcgtcattCCTCTGCGGCAGGAGAGATCGTTTGCGGGGAagtagctggacaatgaccgccgggaAAAAAACGGCCAATGTCGGAGGAGcgcatagctgccacatggttaacacgaatatggcgtaaaataatgctttactacacagcaaagacgtaaacagtgagagagtcatactagagcggctgcagttgttgtgcagctaacatggcagaatgtgtctgaggagaacttttctacatgtccgtccatgatcaaacataagtatatagtcctttatttaaagaaagtttgtagtgtttactttataattactgtattcgcggccatttttaacacaaagcatTAAAactcgggctgtcaaacgattaaaatatttaatcgagttatttacagcttaaaaattaattaatcataattaatcacaattcaaaccatctctaaaatatgccatacttttctgtaaattattgttggaatggaaagataagacacaagacggatatatacattcaacatacggtacgtaagtactgtattagcttattataacaataaatcaacaagatggcattaacattattaacattctcttaaagcgatccatggatagaaagacttgtagttcttaaaagataaatgttagcacaagttatagaaattttatattaaaacccctcttaatgtttttgttttattaaaataaactaatacctcgccattgttgatgtcaataattacaccttttacgcatggtgctgaaagctataaaatcagttggacccaagcgccagcagagggcgccaaacaccaaaaaaaaagtaacaagcggacattacactctgctgtcattttaatctgagcggggcatgtgcgttaattgcgtcaaatactttatcgtgattaatttaaaaaattaattaccgcctgttaacgcgataattttgacagccctaattaaaacgtgtgccatgatcccagtattcgacataatacaaaatatgatgttcacacatttcctcataagtccaaaggtcccacagtagtagggcttgttttggccaacatccacagtgaatgggaagcttttgaaatccaaaaaggctcacacgcctctccctggtgcagccagaggcgtagcaagggtccccgggggccccgggCAACAAGCAACTTGGGGccgttcgagcgtgtgcaagtgagtgggacagttggacttggagcaatagcatatttaataaaagtataataatgcctcggtctcatagagtgctttttaggacactcaaagtgcccggcttctactacattaggacataaaactacagtaacatacagtggggtaaataagtatttagtaaaccacttattgtgcaagttctcccacttaaaaatattaggcctgtaattgtcaacatgggtaaacctcaaccatgagagacagaatgtgggggaaaaaaaacagaaaattacattgtttaatttttaaagaatttatttgcaattcatggtggaaaataagtatttggtcaataccaaaagttcatcttaatactttgttatgtaccctttgttggcaataacggaggccaaacgttttctgtaactcttcacaagattttcacacactgttgctggtattttggcccattcctccatggagatctcctctagagcagtgatgttttggggctgtcgttgggcaacacggactttcaactccctcgacagattttctatggggctgagatctgaagactggctaggccactccaggaccttgaaatgcttcttacgaagccactcctttgttgccctggatcattgtcatgctgaaagacccagccacgtctcatcttcaatgcccttgctgatggaaggagatttttactcaaaatctctcaatacatggccccattcattctttcctttacacagattagccgtcctggtccctttgcagaaaaacagccccaaagcatgatgtttccacccccatgctttacagtgggtatgtgttcttcagatgcaattcagtattctttctgctccaaacacgagaacctgtgtttctaccaaaaaaatctattttggtttcatctgaccataacacattctcccagtcctcttctggatcatccaaatgctctctagcgaaccacgacggggcctggacgtgtaatttcttcagcaggcggacacgtctggcagtgcaggatctgagtccctggcggcgcattgtgttactgatactgttactgtggtcccagctctctgtacgtcattcactaggtccccccgtgtggttctgggatttttaatcaccgttcttgttatcattttgatgccatggggtgaggagggagttgaaagtccgtgttgcccaacgacagcctcaaaacatcactgctctagaggagatctgcatggaacaaTGGGCCAAACTACCAgcgacagtgtgtgaaaagcttgtgaagagttacagaaaacgtttggcctccgttattgccaacaaagggtacataacaaagtattgagatgaacttttggtattgaccaaatacttattttccaccatgatttgcaaataaattctttaaaaatcaaacaatgtgattttctgtttttttttttccacattctgtctctcatggttgaggtttacccatgttgacaattacaggcctctctaatattttcaagtgggagaacttgcacaataagtggttgactaaatacttatttgccccactgtagtacactcaccgctgtcttgcttccttttctcttcttctgctttttttctttcttttatcgCTTcaagaaggataacttctcttcattttggatatatgccaattaaaaaaaaagccaaatcgccgctcactTGCCTTTGAAAGTGCTGCCTTTTTGAAAGGCCACCCTTTCTTTTCATGTTTCATATTTACGGCACACACATTGCTAATAGATGAATAGTTTGGCCTGCATGCATGCGTGCGTAATGGAGGAAAAGAAGGCCTCTTATCAGTAAAGGAAAGGAAATGTCAGGTCGTTGATAAGTGCAACGCAGCGACATCTCTGATTGGTGtcctcacaaagagctttttcaaaTCAAAGGTCCGGGCTACGTCGTTAATCGGCCAGAATGTTTCGGCGCCGTTGATGGCGGCCAACGTTCAATCCATGACTGGCATCGAATGatatttctgtttttgttgttgttgtagtgatctttaaaaaaaagaaaacattttttattgaattaaaaaaaaaacatcagacaaTCAATCACAACTTAATAAGATTAAACCTCATGTCAGAAAAATAATAGacctttaaaaaattcaaatatttgctGAATAGAATATTTACCGTTTACTCTTTAGCTACCATTgagagcaatagacgtccaatccatttgcactCGTACCGAATAATATTTAGTGTTTGTTTCTTTCCTTTTCTCaaaatcaaaaaatatttttaaataattaaggaAAAATAAGGGAATAtgacataatttattattaacgGCAAAACTACTTTCGTCCGCTTATTAGATTAAAGTGATATAaaaatcttgatttttttttctcttcatttgGATTTAGAATTTGAGGGGGCGGAGCCAGACACAGTGCAAGCCAgctttgttttcgtcaacgttgacgataacgaaaatggaGACTGAAACATAACAAGCCAAataccagttttcatctgacgagacgagaacaagacgaaaatgcgcaatagtttccatCACATGGTCACAATTTATGACATTATATGTGTAGTTAGCTGTATCGTAGCAGTTTATGGTTGTGTCACTAGTGATGTGCTCccccgactcaccagtgtgtcgactacagtctccatgcaggcttgcacacacggtaagatttgtttttttggccagagagaatatgaaatgttgctttagccttcaaaggtctgtgctgagtgatcatcacacactaaatgtaactaatagcgtTAGCATAGGATTTGTGTAAGAATtagtgctaatgctaacagtgagcgtcctcttaaacactcggacaacttttttttatgtaGTGTTCACGGCatgcaggtgggtataattaattggaaGTAATGtgattttcctgctgagtgtgtattatcaccaagttggtgttgtccttgtagatgctacaacatttgttcatctgtcaatgttcatttgaaatggtagggaatctttatttatttatggaacaattaaaaaaaaaaaaaaaattatagatgaaaaatttcttgtaaacaccgactaaaactagacaaaatgagtcgagttttcatcaacaaaaacgaGACAAACACATTATGAGATGACTAATATATGACTAAGACCAAAAAGTGCAAGCTCATTGATTGGTGGACAGACTGGAAGCCATGTGACACTTGCAGATTTATCAAGAATATTTATTTACCAAAATGAAAGTGACAGACAGCAAGACAATGAGGAAAGTGTTGTTTTGTGTTGTAAAGCGTCGTCAAATTCTTAATAACATGGCTGTTGTAACGTCTAGTACAGTCGTGTAAAGTGTTTCATTTGCTGTAAAGTGTTGGAATGTGTGTAGTAAACTTCAGGAAAGAGTTGTAATCTGAAGCTATTGAGTTGGTAATAACAATGTGGAATTGTAAAGTGTTCAGTTCTGTAAATTCTGTTTAAAAGTGTAATAAAGTGTTCTTAAATTTGTACTAACATGTTGTTGTAACATCTAGTACAGTTGTGTAAAGTGGTTAATTTGCTCTAAAGCgttgaaattagggctgtcaaaattatcacgttaacgggcgttaattaattttttaaattaatcacgttaaaatatttgacgcaattaacgcacatgccccgctcaaacagattaaaatgacagcagtgttatgtccgcttgttacttcttttttggtgtttggcgccctctgctggcacttgggtccaaatgattttatgggtttaagcacaatgagtaagcatggtgtaattattgacatcaacaatggcgagctactagtttattttttgattgaaaatttgacaacttTTAATAAAACGGaattattaagaggggttttaatataacatttctataactcgtactaacatttatcttttaagaactacaagtctttctatctatggatcactttaagagaatgttaataatgttaatgccatcttgttgatttattgttataataaacaaatacagtatttatgtaccgtatgttgaatgtatatatccattttgtgtcttatctttccattccaacaataatttacagaaaaatatggcatatttcatagatggtttgaagtttgaacgattaattaatttttaagcagtaattaactcgattaaaaattttaatcgtttgacagccctagttgaaatGTGTTGTAAAGTGTTGTAAACTTTAGTGAAGGGTCCTATAGTGTTGTAAAACACATTTATTCTGTTGGTAACAACAATAAGGAATTGTCAGGTgttataaaataatttgacaTGTTATAAAGTTATTTTATTGTGTCGTAAAGCGTTGTCAAATTTGTAATAACATGATGTTGTAAAGGGTTGGAATGTGTTGCAAGGTGTTGTAAACTTGAATAAGGCTCATAAAGTGATGTAAAATGAATATTATTGTATTGGTAACAACAATGTGTTGTAAAATGTCGGAAGTTGGACTGAAAAGTTACGTTCCGTAAAGTGTTGCAAAATCTTGCTAAGTGTAGTAAAGTGTTGTAAACTGTTGTGACGTATCATAAAGTGGTGTGCAATACGAAAACGCATTAAATTGTACTTGTGTTGCAAAATCAAGCCATAGAGTGTCAAGTGTCGTCAAATTGGATTCACGTGTGTCGTGATGCATTTGGCGGTCCGGCGTTCAGTAGCAGCGCAGGAAGAAGGTGTTGCACGCCGTCCCTCGCAGGCAGTCGCACAATCGGCCGATGCGAGGGCCATGTTTCATGGCGCAGCGTTCGCCCACGTCGCACTGATGCACAAATGGCGGCGTCCGTTCGTTAGCAAGGTGCTGCAAAGGAAGCAAAAACAGACTTCTCACCCTGGGGATGACGCTGGCCTTCTTCTCCACTGACAGGCCATTTCGACTTTCCGCCTCGTCCAGGAAGTCCTGAAGCGCCTCCGCCTGTTCGTGAACAAACCATATCGATCGGAGGGCAAATACGTCAGCGCGAGCTAATGATCGCTCGCTACGCTAGCGGGCGACTAATGAGCGAAACTTTAATGAGTCACTCGATCAATTTTCACAATCGGAGTAAGACGCGCACTCGACGGTTAACTGACCAGCTCGTCGTTGGCGAGTCGCGAGAGGTCGTCGTCATCGTACGGCGCGGCCGACTTTTGACCCCGGCAGGGGCTGAGGGTCAGCAGTGACACGCACATGTACAGACAGAGGAACGCTCGCAGGCTCTCCATTGTCgctaaaaaaaaggaaaaccgaCAGACGGAATCAATACTTGAGAGAAATGAGTTTTCcttttctgccattgacagcgaaagACATCCAATTCGTTTGAACCGGGGTGGATGGCCGCGATCGTTCAAACCGATTAGACGTCCAttaccgtcaatagcagccaataacatattcattttttaacccctttcagggacagtggtcaaaaCAGTGGAGAGCTATTTAAAAGTGGACCAATAATCCTTTAGCAGGCaagtgattatttatcatcatgGTTTCCTATATTTTTTGGTGGGGGCACGTAAGGCACacaagaaacaatctggtaaacattagcattttactagtccttctcaaaaaatttgcatattgtgataaagttcattattttctgtaatgtactgataaacattagactttcatatattttagattccttACACACaattgaagtagttcaagccttttattgttttaatattgatgatttaggtaaaaaagtcaagaaaaaccaaaaatctctatctcaaaaaatttgcatatttcatccgaccaatacaaaaatgttaggttttgtgttggttccctcctagtgtgttcctgtgattgcccattgattgatCACCTGtagtgcctgctcctagtgtatccgccCATCTGCATCCTTCattgtcacccacctgttcctcgttgtctcgttaccccttgtctctgtgtgtatgtaagctcccagtttcttttcactccttgttgcgtcattgtaaaTGTCAAAGTCgatgtcctgtccaagccctcatgTACTAGTCCCTCagattaagtaagttttgtttaaacattgcctttttgatccccagtgcttttggttgtactttttgtttttgttagttattatttaaacaatttttgagttcaccgccacctgcctttctacgttttgtttccctgcatttgggtccacaccaccagcCTGCCCGCGTATCCCTGacgcaaaaaaagtgtttttttaagacaaaaaaagtcaactttcaattaattatatcagctatgcactcaatacttggtccggAATCCttgtgcagaaatgactgcttcaatgcgccgtggcatggaggccatcagcctgtggcactgctgaggtgttatggatgcttcgatagtggcCGTAAGCTCATTCACAGTGTTGGGTCCGGTGTCTCTCAActccctcttcacaatatcccacagattctcgatggggttcaggtcaggagagttggcaggctaattgagcacagtaatgccatggtcagtaaaccaatggttttggcactgtgagtaggtgccaggtcgtgctgaaaaatgaaatctttatctccataaagcttttcagcagatggaagcatgaaatgctccaaaatctcctgatagctagctgcattgaccccgcccttgataaaacacagtagaccaacaccagcagctgacatggcaccccagaccatcactgactgtgggtacttgacactggacttcaggcattttggcatttctttctccccagtcttcctccaaactctggcaccttgatttccgaatgacatgcaaaatttgcttccatctgaaaaaagtactttggaacactgagcaacagtccagtgctgcttctctgtagcccaggtcaggcgcttctgccgctgtttcaggttcaaaagtggcttgacctggggaatgcagcacctgtagcccatttctagcacacgcctgtgcacggtggctctggatgtttctactccagactcagtccactgtttctgcaggtccctcaAGG from Corythoichthys intestinalis isolate RoL2023-P3 chromosome 22, ASM3026506v1, whole genome shotgun sequence encodes:
- the cart4 gene encoding cocaine- and amphetamine-regulated transcript 4, encoding MESLRAFLCLYMCVSLLTLSPCRGQKSAAPYDDDDLSRLANDELAEALQDFLDEAESRNGLSVEKKASVIPRCDVGERCAMKHGPRIGRLCDCLRGTACNTFFLRCY